From Bacillus solimangrovi, the proteins below share one genomic window:
- the rimP gene encoding ribosome maturation factor RimP has product MANIKETAEELVSPILEQMSLELVDVEYVKEGKNYFLRLYIDSETGVDIEECGKVSELLSEKLDEADPIEHAYFLEVSSPGAERPLKKEADVKKAIGKNINVKTYEPINGEKEFEGKLLSFDGEMVTIEIKIKAQKKQIEIPYEKVAKARLAVTFN; this is encoded by the coding sequence ATGGCAAACATCAAAGAAACAGCTGAAGAACTTGTGAGTCCAATTCTTGAACAAATGTCACTGGAACTTGTAGATGTAGAATATGTAAAGGAAGGTAAAAACTATTTTTTACGCCTTTACATTGATTCAGAAACAGGTGTAGACATAGAAGAATGTGGAAAAGTAAGTGAATTATTGAGTGAGAAATTAGATGAAGCTGATCCAATTGAGCATGCTTATTTCTTAGAAGTCTCTTCACCAGGTGCAGAGCGACCTCTAAAAAAAGAAGCAGATGTAAAAAAGGCGATTGGAAAAAATATTAATGTGAAAACATATGAACCAATCAATGGTGAAAAAGAATTTGAAGGTAAGTTATTGTCTTTTGATGGTGAAATGGTAACAATTGAAATTAAAATCAAAGCACAGAAGAAACAAATTGAGATACCGTATGAGAAAGTAGCAAAAGCAAGGTTAGCGGTTACTTTCAATTAA
- the infB gene encoding translation initiation factor IF-2 produces the protein MSKIRVYEYAKKNEISSKEVISKLKESNVDVTNHMSTIDEEAVRKLDNAFNKGNNQTNNNQKSNKKGPKKNNQRSNNRSNNANNAKPQAPKVPQALPEKITYSGSLTVGEFAEKLGKESSEIIKKLMMLGVMATKNQDLDSDSIELLAEDFGVKVEEEIHLEETDFAAYEVEDSEDDLSIRPPVVTIMGHVDHGKTTLLDSIRKTKVTEGEAGGITQHIGAYQITNKGKKLTFLDTPGHAAFTTMRARGASVTDITILVVAADDGVMPQTIEAISHAKAAEVPIIVAVNKIDKEGANPDRVMQELMEHGLVAEEWGGETIFVKLSAIQGEGIDDLIEMITLVSEVEELKANPNRVAAGTVIEAQLDKGRGSVATLLVQKGTLRVGDPIVVGNTFGRVRAMVNDLGRRVKEAGPSTPVEITGLNDVPQAGDPFLVFKDEKKARQIGEARAQKLLEEQRGEKTKVSLDDLFEQIKQGEMKELNLILKADVQGSAEALASSLQKIDVEGVQVKIIHTGVGAITDSDITLAAASNAIVIGFNVRPDVNAKKTAESEGVDIRLHRIIYKVIEEIEFAMKGMLDPEFEEKVIGTVEVRETFKVSKVGTIAGCYVTDGKITRDASIRLIRDGIVVFEGEIDSLKRFKDDAKEVAQGYECGITIAKFNDIKEGDVIEGYVMEEIEVK, from the coding sequence ATGAGTAAAATAAGAGTGTATGAATATGCAAAGAAAAATGAGATTTCTAGTAAGGAAGTCATTTCAAAACTAAAAGAAAGCAATGTTGATGTTACAAATCATATGTCAACAATTGACGAGGAAGCAGTGAGAAAATTGGATAACGCATTTAATAAAGGTAATAATCAGACAAATAATAATCAAAAAAGCAACAAAAAAGGACCAAAGAAAAATAACCAACGTTCTAATAATCGAAGTAATAACGCAAATAATGCTAAACCACAAGCTCCGAAGGTTCCACAAGCGTTGCCTGAAAAGATTACGTATTCAGGCTCATTAACTGTTGGAGAGTTTGCTGAGAAACTCGGTAAAGAATCATCAGAAATCATTAAGAAGTTAATGATGTTAGGTGTTATGGCTACGAAAAACCAAGATCTTGATAGTGATTCGATTGAATTACTAGCAGAAGATTTCGGTGTGAAAGTAGAAGAAGAAATTCACTTAGAAGAAACAGATTTTGCTGCTTATGAAGTTGAAGATAGTGAAGACGATCTTTCGATTCGTCCACCTGTAGTTACAATTATGGGACACGTTGACCATGGTAAAACGACTTTATTAGATTCAATCCGTAAGACCAAAGTTACTGAAGGTGAAGCAGGCGGAATTACACAACATATCGGAGCATATCAAATTACGAACAAAGGTAAAAAATTAACATTCCTTGATACACCTGGACACGCTGCTTTCACAACGATGCGTGCTCGTGGTGCGAGTGTTACTGATATTACGATTCTTGTAGTTGCAGCAGATGATGGTGTTATGCCTCAAACTATCGAAGCAATTAGCCATGCGAAGGCAGCAGAGGTGCCAATTATCGTAGCGGTTAATAAAATAGATAAAGAAGGTGCAAACCCTGATCGAGTTATGCAAGAGTTAATGGAGCATGGGCTCGTTGCAGAAGAATGGGGTGGAGAAACAATTTTCGTCAAATTGTCTGCTATCCAAGGTGAAGGAATTGATGACTTAATTGAAATGATTACACTCGTTTCAGAAGTTGAAGAATTAAAAGCAAATCCTAACCGTGTTGCTGCTGGAACAGTAATTGAAGCACAATTAGATAAAGGTCGAGGTTCTGTAGCAACCCTTCTCGTTCAAAAAGGTACGTTACGCGTTGGTGATCCAATTGTTGTTGGTAATACATTTGGTCGTGTACGTGCAATGGTTAATGATCTTGGTCGTCGAGTGAAAGAGGCGGGTCCATCTACTCCTGTGGAAATTACAGGTTTAAATGATGTACCACAAGCTGGAGATCCATTCCTTGTGTTTAAGGATGAAAAGAAAGCACGTCAAATTGGTGAAGCTAGAGCTCAGAAGTTATTAGAAGAGCAACGTGGTGAGAAAACGAAAGTTAGTCTAGATGATTTGTTTGAACAGATCAAACAAGGTGAGATGAAGGAACTCAATTTAATTTTGAAAGCAGATGTACAAGGTTCTGCTGAAGCACTTGCTTCGTCATTACAAAAGATTGACGTAGAAGGTGTTCAAGTGAAGATTATCCACACTGGTGTGGGTGCAATTACAGATTCAGATATTACGCTTGCTGCTGCATCAAATGCAATTGTAATAGGATTCAATGTACGTCCTGATGTAAATGCTAAAAAGACAGCTGAGAGTGAAGGAGTCGATATTCGACTTCACCGCATCATCTACAAGGTGATTGAAGAGATTGAATTTGCGATGAAGGGAATGCTAGATCCTGAGTTCGAAGAGAAAGTTATTGGTACTGTTGAAGTACGTGAAACGTTTAAAGTTTCAAAAGTTGGTACAATTGCTGGTTGTTATGTAACTGATGGGAAAATCACTCGTGATGCGAGTATTCGTCTA
- the nusA gene encoding transcription termination factor NusA gives MSTELFDALTLLEKEKGISKEVILEALEAALISAYKRNYNQAQNVRVDINPDTGTMRVYTRKEVCEDVYDALLEISLEEAREINPQFEIGDIVEIEITPRDFGRIAAQTAKQVVTQRVREAERGIIYNEFIDREDDIMTGIVQRQDSRFIYVSLGKTEAILPQSEQMSNETYAPHDRLKVYITKVEKTSKGPQIVVSRTHPGLLKRLFEMEVPEIYDGTVELMSVSREAGDRSKIAVFAANEDIDPVGACVGQRGQRVQAIVNELKGEKIDIVRYSEDPVEYVANALSPSKVVKVIVNEADKATTVIVPDYQLSLAIGKRGQNARLAAKLTGWKIDIKSQSEAEENGILFEKIDENAERPIAVYEGNDALESNEEEIIFDSFEEQPSEELDEEIVFDNLEDEDNE, from the coding sequence ATGAGTACTGAACTTTTTGATGCCTTAACACTTTTAGAAAAGGAAAAAGGGATCAGCAAAGAAGTCATCTTAGAAGCGCTTGAAGCGGCGCTAATTTCAGCATATAAACGTAACTATAATCAGGCGCAAAATGTTCGTGTCGATATTAATCCTGATACGGGTACGATGCGTGTATACACACGTAAAGAAGTATGTGAAGATGTCTATGATGCATTGCTAGAAATTTCCTTAGAAGAGGCACGTGAGATTAATCCACAGTTTGAAATTGGAGATATTGTAGAGATTGAAATTACGCCACGAGATTTTGGTCGTATAGCAGCCCAAACTGCAAAACAAGTGGTTACTCAACGAGTTAGAGAAGCAGAACGTGGCATTATCTATAATGAATTTATCGATCGTGAAGACGATATTATGACTGGTATTGTTCAACGCCAAGATTCTAGATTTATTTACGTTTCACTTGGCAAAACAGAAGCAATCTTGCCACAAAGTGAACAAATGTCAAACGAAACTTATGCCCCGCATGATCGTTTGAAAGTATATATTACAAAGGTTGAGAAAACATCAAAAGGTCCACAAATTGTTGTATCTCGTACACATCCAGGGCTCTTGAAACGTTTGTTCGAAATGGAAGTACCAGAAATTTATGATGGAACCGTTGAATTAATGTCAGTTTCACGTGAAGCAGGTGACAGATCAAAGATTGCTGTTTTTGCTGCAAATGAAGACATAGACCCAGTAGGTGCTTGTGTAGGTCAACGTGGTCAACGTGTACAAGCGATCGTCAATGAATTAAAAGGTGAAAAGATCGACATCGTTCGTTATTCAGAAGACCCTGTTGAATACGTTGCAAATGCTTTGAGCCCATCAAAGGTCGTTAAAGTTATCGTTAATGAAGCTGATAAAGCAACAACAGTTATTGTACCTGATTACCAATTATCTCTTGCGATCGGTAAGCGTGGGCAAAATGCCCGTCTTGCTGCAAAATTAACGGGTTGGAAAATTGACATTAAGAGCCAGTCAGAAGCAGAAGAAAATGGTATATTATTTGAAAAGATAGATGAAAATGCTGAAAGGCCAATCGCTGTATATGAAGGCAACGATGCACTTGAATCTAATGAAGAAGAAATTATTTTCGATTCTTTCGAAGAACAACCATCAGAGGAATTAGATGAGGAAATAGTCTTCGATAATTTAGAAGATGAGGATAACGAATAA
- a CDS encoding YlxQ family RNA-binding protein — translation MKQPKWMSLLGLANRARQCISGEELVVKEIRSGRAKLVLLSGDASDNTTKKIRNKSTSYHVPMRIVQDRFELGKAIGKPHRVTVAVLDDGFAKKLLTLLDE, via the coding sequence ATGAAACAACCAAAATGGATGTCATTGTTAGGCTTGGCAAATCGAGCAAGGCAGTGTATTTCCGGAGAAGAGCTTGTTGTGAAAGAAATAAGAAGCGGGCGTGCAAAACTTGTATTGCTTTCTGGGGATGCTTCGGATAATACTACAAAAAAAATTCGCAATAAAAGCACGAGTTATCATGTCCCAATGAGAATTGTTCAAGATCGGTTTGAGTTAGGGAAGGCGATTGGTAAACCTCACCGTGTGACAGTAGCGGTGCTTGATGATGGATTTGCGAAAAAACTGCTGACACTGCTCGATGAATAA
- the rnpM gene encoding RNase P modulator RnpM — translation MNKRKVPMRKCVASQEMKPKQELIRIVRSKEGEVKIDPTGKLNGRGAYLTLDRECILKAQKRNILSNHLKANVDEEIYKQLLTLADKETQ, via the coding sequence ATGAATAAGCGCAAAGTACCAATGCGAAAGTGTGTTGCAAGTCAGGAAATGAAGCCAAAGCAAGAGTTAATTCGTATAGTGCGTTCTAAAGAAGGAGAGGTCAAGATTGACCCTACTGGGAAGTTGAACGGTAGAGGTGCATACCTTACTTTAGATAGAGAATGTATTTTGAAAGCACAAAAGAGAAATATCCTATCCAATCATTTGAAAGCAAATGTAGATGAAGAGATATATAAACAACTTTTGACGTTAGCTGACAAGGAGACGCAATAA